Proteins from a single region of Pseudomonas ekonensis:
- a CDS encoding carbon starvation CstA family protein codes for MKNNNSPLRHLPWLVLAIVGACALGVVALRRGEAINALWIVVAAVAIYLVAYRYYSLFIANNVMQLDPRRATPAVINNDGLDYVPTNKHILFGHHFAAIAGAGPLVGPVLAAQMGYLPGTLWLIAGVVLAGAVQDFMVLFMSTRRNGRSLGDMVREEMGRIPGTIALFGCFLIMIIILAVLALIVVKALAESPWGIFTVMATIPIAMFMGVYMRYIRPGRIGEISVIGVLLLLGSIWLGGQVAADPVWAKAFTFTGVQITWMLIGYGFVAAVLPVWLILAPRDYLSTFLKIGTIIALAIGILVTMPELKMPALTQFVDGTGPVWKGGLFPFLFITIACGAVSGFHALISSGTTPKLLDNETNARYIGYGGMLMESFVAIMAMVAASVIEPGVYFAMNSPAAVVGGDVVAVATAVSNWGFAITPDALQAVAHDIGETTILARAGGAPTLAVGIAQILHSVLPGENTMAFWYHFAILFEALFILTAVDAGTRAGRFMLQDLLGSFVPALQRTESWTANLIATAGCVAMWGWLLYQGVIDPLGGINTLWPLFGISNQMLAGIALMLGTVVLIKMKRQRFIWVTLLPAAWLLICTTTAGFIKLFDANPAIGFLSLAKKYSDALAAGQVLAPAKSVEQMQHVIFNAYTNATLTALFLFVVFSILFYALKVGIAAWGKKERTDKESPFQALPDA; via the coding sequence ATGAAAAATAATAATAGCCCGCTACGCCACTTACCCTGGCTGGTGCTGGCAATCGTAGGGGCGTGCGCCCTGGGCGTCGTGGCCTTGCGTCGAGGCGAGGCGATCAACGCCTTGTGGATCGTGGTCGCCGCCGTGGCCATCTATCTGGTCGCGTACCGCTACTACAGCCTGTTCATCGCAAACAATGTGATGCAACTCGATCCGCGCCGGGCCACCCCCGCCGTGATCAACAACGACGGTCTGGACTATGTGCCGACCAACAAACACATTCTCTTCGGACACCACTTCGCGGCCATCGCCGGCGCGGGGCCCCTGGTCGGCCCGGTGCTGGCGGCGCAGATGGGGTACCTGCCCGGCACCTTGTGGCTGATCGCCGGCGTGGTGCTGGCGGGCGCGGTGCAGGACTTCATGGTCCTGTTCATGTCCACCCGCCGCAACGGCCGCTCCCTGGGCGACATGGTGCGCGAGGAAATGGGCCGCATCCCTGGCACCATTGCCCTGTTCGGCTGCTTCCTGATCATGATCATCATCCTCGCGGTGCTGGCGCTGATCGTGGTCAAGGCCCTGGCCGAGAGCCCGTGGGGCATCTTCACCGTGATGGCGACCATCCCGATCGCGATGTTCATGGGCGTGTACATGCGCTACATCCGTCCGGGCCGCATCGGCGAGATCTCGGTGATCGGCGTGTTGCTGCTGCTGGGCTCGATCTGGCTGGGCGGGCAGGTCGCCGCCGATCCGGTGTGGGCCAAGGCCTTCACTTTCACCGGCGTGCAGATCACCTGGATGCTGATCGGCTACGGCTTCGTCGCGGCGGTGCTGCCGGTGTGGCTGATCCTCGCCCCGCGCGACTACCTCTCCACCTTCCTCAAGATCGGCACCATCATCGCTCTGGCGATCGGCATCCTGGTCACCATGCCCGAGCTGAAAATGCCGGCGCTGACCCAGTTCGTCGACGGCACCGGGCCTGTGTGGAAGGGCGGGCTGTTCCCGTTCCTGTTCATCACCATCGCCTGCGGCGCGGTGTCCGGGTTCCACGCGCTGATCTCTTCCGGCACCACGCCGAAGCTGCTGGACAACGAAACCAACGCCCGCTACATCGGCTACGGCGGCATGCTGATGGAGTCCTTCGTGGCCATCATGGCGATGGTCGCCGCGTCGGTGATCGAGCCGGGCGTTTACTTCGCCATGAACAGCCCGGCCGCCGTGGTCGGCGGTGATGTGGTGGCGGTGGCGACGGCGGTCAGCAACTGGGGCTTCGCCATCACCCCGGATGCGCTGCAGGCCGTGGCCCACGACATCGGCGAAACCACCATCCTGGCCCGCGCCGGCGGTGCGCCGACCCTGGCGGTGGGCATCGCGCAGATCCTGCACAGTGTCCTGCCGGGCGAAAACACCATGGCGTTCTGGTACCACTTCGCGATCCTGTTCGAGGCGCTGTTCATCCTGACCGCCGTGGACGCCGGCACCCGTGCCGGGCGTTTCATGCTGCAGGACCTGCTCGGTTCCTTCGTTCCGGCGTTGCAGCGCACCGAGTCCTGGACCGCCAACCTGATCGCCACCGCCGGCTGCGTGGCGATGTGGGGCTGGCTGCTGTACCAGGGCGTGATCGATCCGCTGGGCGGCATCAACACCTTGTGGCCGCTGTTCGGCATCTCCAACCAGATGCTGGCGGGCATCGCCCTGATGCTCGGCACCGTCGTGCTGATCAAGATGAAGCGTCAGCGCTTCATCTGGGTCACGCTGCTGCCGGCCGCCTGGCTGCTGATCTGCACCACCACCGCAGGCTTTATCAAGCTGTTCGACGCCAACCCGGCGATCGGCTTCCTGTCGCTGGCCAAGAAGTACAGCGATGCGTTGGCCGCAGGCCAGGTGCTCGCGCCGGCCAAGAGCGTGGAGCAGATGCAGCACGTGATCTTCAACGCCTACACCAACGCGACGCTGACGGCGCTGTTCCTGTTCGTGGTGTTCAGCATCCTGTTCTATGCGCTCAAGGTCGGCATCGCCGCCTGGGGCAAAAAAGAGCGCACGGACAAAGAATCGCCGTTCCAGGCCCTGCCGGACGCGTAA
- a CDS encoding autoinducer binding domain-containing protein has translation MEMWKESQLKQLTFAKEIDTAYPILLRFAENIGFNFCAVSVTSLRRETPFTTLKINNYPSAWNKHYEQENYVDSDPVVAHCNRSMLPIVWSEELFSKTPKLWNAMLDHELQHGWSQSFHHEESGLCSILSLGRKHCPISPLELYEHFGYMFYVTSHLSEMLARTLPRKPPATRQPHLSARELEVLKLSAAGKTAYEIARILSLSERTVNYHVQNVIEKLNVCNKISAVIAAARAGII, from the coding sequence ATGGAAATGTGGAAGGAGTCGCAGTTAAAGCAGCTGACTTTTGCCAAGGAAATAGATACCGCGTACCCGATCCTGTTGAGATTCGCCGAAAACATTGGCTTCAACTTTTGTGCTGTCTCAGTGACATCATTGCGCCGGGAAACGCCGTTCACCACCTTGAAAATCAATAACTATCCAAGCGCCTGGAACAAACACTATGAACAAGAAAACTATGTAGACTCGGATCCAGTAGTAGCACACTGCAATCGTTCTATGTTGCCCATTGTCTGGAGCGAAGAACTGTTCTCAAAGACTCCGAAGTTATGGAACGCCATGCTGGACCATGAACTGCAGCATGGCTGGTCACAATCGTTCCACCACGAGGAGTCCGGACTCTGCAGCATCCTGAGCCTGGGCAGAAAGCACTGCCCGATCAGCCCGCTGGAGCTGTACGAACACTTCGGCTACATGTTCTACGTCACCAGCCACCTGAGCGAAATGCTCGCCCGGACCCTGCCCAGGAAACCGCCCGCCACCCGTCAACCGCATTTGTCGGCGCGTGAGCTGGAAGTCCTGAAACTGTCGGCCGCCGGCAAGACCGCGTACGAAATCGCGCGGATCCTCAGCCTGAGCGAACGCACCGTGAACTACCACGTGCAGAACGTCATCGAGAAGCTCAACGTATGCAACAAGATCTCCGCCGTCATCGCCGCTGCGCGGGCCGGGATCATCTGA
- a CDS encoding DUF2474 domain-containing protein, producing MSGKPSLHDIQEAEKKPLWQRLGWLALIWVGSVGALFIAASLMRLFMNAAGLTTH from the coding sequence ATGTCCGGCAAACCTTCACTGCACGACATTCAAGAAGCCGAAAAAAAGCCGCTGTGGCAGCGGCTCGGCTGGTTGGCCCTGATCTGGGTCGGCAGCGTCGGCGCGTTGTTCATCGCCGCCAGCCTGATGCGCCTGTTCATGAATGCGGCCGGCCTGACCACCCACTGA
- the katB gene encoding catalase KatB has product MTSALGLGALPARRTFAALTASLLTLSVSAAPLTRDNGAAVGDNQNSQTAGANGPVLLQDVQLIQKLQRFDRERIPERVVHARGTGAHGTFTASADLSDLSKAKVFAAGQVTPVFVRFSSVVHGNHSPETLRDPRGFATKFYTADGNWDLVGNNFPTFFIRDAIKFPDMVHAFKPDPRTNLDDDSRRFDFFSHVPEATRTLTELYSNSGTPASYREMDGNSVHAYKLVNAKGEVHYVKFHWKSLQGIKNLTPEQVVKVQGQDYSHMTHDLVANIGKGNFPKWDLYIQVLKPEDLSKFDFDPLDATKIWPGVPERKVGQMVLNRNPSNVFQETEQVAMAPSNLVPGIEPSEDRLLQGRVFAYADTQLHRIGTNAMQLPINAPKVAVNNGNQDGAMNAGASRSGVNYQPSRLQPREETPDARYSQTALQGSTRQAKIQREQNFRQAGDLYRSYGRQERQDLIDSFGASLAGADDESKHIILSFLYKADPEYGAGVARVAKGDLARVKALAARLAD; this is encoded by the coding sequence ATGACTTCCGCACTTGGCCTTGGGGCATTGCCCGCCCGCCGCACTTTCGCTGCACTCACCGCCAGCCTGCTGACCCTTTCCGTCAGCGCCGCCCCGTTGACCCGAGACAACGGCGCGGCGGTCGGCGACAACCAGAACTCGCAGACCGCCGGCGCCAATGGCCCGGTGCTGCTGCAGGACGTGCAACTGATCCAGAAGCTCCAGCGCTTCGACCGCGAACGCATCCCGGAACGTGTGGTGCATGCCCGCGGCACCGGCGCCCACGGCACCTTCACCGCCAGCGCCGACCTCAGCGACCTGAGCAAGGCCAAAGTCTTCGCCGCCGGTCAGGTCACGCCGGTCTTCGTGCGCTTCTCATCGGTGGTGCACGGCAACCATTCCCCGGAAACCCTGCGCGATCCGCGCGGCTTCGCCACCAAGTTCTACACGGCCGACGGCAACTGGGACCTGGTCGGCAACAATTTCCCGACCTTCTTCATCCGCGATGCGATCAAGTTCCCGGACATGGTGCACGCGTTCAAGCCGGACCCGCGCACCAACCTGGACGACGACTCGCGGCGCTTCGACTTCTTCTCCCATGTGCCCGAAGCCACACGCACCCTGACGGAGCTGTATTCCAACTCCGGCACCCCGGCCAGTTACCGGGAGATGGACGGCAACAGTGTGCATGCCTATAAGTTGGTCAACGCGAAGGGTGAAGTTCACTACGTGAAGTTTCACTGGAAAAGTTTGCAGGGCATCAAGAATCTGACGCCAGAACAGGTCGTGAAAGTTCAAGGGCAGGACTACAGCCATATGACCCATGACCTAGTGGCCAATATCGGCAAGGGCAACTTCCCTAAGTGGGACTTGTACATCCAGGTGCTAAAACCGGAAGATTTGTCCAAGTTTGATTTCGATCCGCTGGACGCAACCAAGATCTGGCCCGGTGTTCCTGAGCGAAAAGTTGGACAAATGGTGTTGAACCGCAATCCGTCGAACGTTTTCCAGGAAACCGAACAAGTTGCCATGGCGCCAAGTAACCTGGTTCCCGGCATCGAACCTTCCGAAGACCGCTTGTTGCAGGGCCGGGTATTCGCTTATGCGGATACGCAACTTCACCGTATCGGCACAAACGCCATGCAGTTACCGATCAACGCACCCAAAGTCGCCGTGAACAACGGCAACCAGGACGGCGCGATGAATGCCGGCGCCAGCCGTTCCGGCGTGAACTATCAGCCGAGCCGTTTGCAGCCCCGGGAAGAGACGCCGGACGCGCGCTACAGCCAGACGGCCCTGCAGGGCAGCACCCGGCAGGCGAAGATCCAGCGTGAGCAGAATTTCCGGCAGGCGGGCGATCTGTACCGTTCGTACGGCCGGCAGGAGCGCCAGGACCTGATCGACAGCTTCGGCGCTTCGCTGGCGGGGGCGGATGACGAGAGCAAGCACATCATCCTGTCTTTCCTGTACAAGGCCGACCCTGAGTACGGCGCCGGCGTGGCGAGAGTGGCCAAGGGCGACCTGGCGCGGGTCAAGGCGCTGGCGGCCAGGCTGGCGGACTGA
- the cydB gene encoding cytochrome d ubiquinol oxidase subunit II, giving the protein MGIDLPLIWAVIIIFGIMMYVVMDGFDLGIGILFPFTPGKTDRDVMMNTVAPVWDGNETWLVLGGAALFGAFPLAYSVVLSALYLPLIFMLIGLIFRGVAFEFRFKAKDDKRHLWDKAFIGGSVAATFFQGVALGAFIDGLPVVGRQYAGGPLDWLTPFTMFCGAALVVAYALLGCTWLIMKTEGKLQQQMHDLARPLAFVLLAVIGIVSLWTPLAHPEIATRWFSVPNLFWFMPVPILVLVTMYGLLKAVARNANYMPFLLTLVLIFLGYSGLGISLWPNIVPPSISIWDAAAPPQSQGFMLVGTLFIIPFILGYTFWSYYVFRGKVTHEDGYH; this is encoded by the coding sequence ATGGGTATCGATCTTCCGCTGATCTGGGCCGTGATCATCATCTTCGGCATCATGATGTACGTGGTCATGGACGGCTTCGACCTGGGGATCGGGATCCTTTTCCCGTTCACCCCCGGCAAGACCGACCGCGACGTGATGATGAACACCGTCGCCCCGGTCTGGGACGGCAACGAGACCTGGCTGGTGCTGGGGGGCGCGGCATTGTTCGGCGCTTTCCCGCTGGCCTATTCGGTGGTGCTGTCGGCGCTGTACCTGCCGCTGATCTTCATGCTGATCGGGCTGATCTTCCGCGGCGTTGCGTTCGAGTTCCGCTTCAAGGCCAAGGACGACAAGCGGCACCTGTGGGACAAGGCGTTCATCGGCGGCTCGGTCGCCGCGACCTTCTTCCAGGGCGTGGCGCTGGGCGCCTTCATCGACGGCTTGCCGGTGGTCGGCCGGCAATACGCCGGCGGCCCGCTGGACTGGCTGACGCCGTTCACGATGTTCTGCGGCGCCGCGCTGGTGGTGGCCTACGCCTTGCTCGGCTGCACCTGGCTGATCATGAAGACCGAAGGCAAGCTCCAGCAGCAGATGCATGACCTGGCGCGGCCGCTGGCGTTCGTGCTGCTGGCGGTGATCGGCATCGTCAGCCTCTGGACGCCGTTGGCCCATCCGGAAATCGCGACCCGCTGGTTCAGCGTGCCGAACCTGTTCTGGTTCATGCCGGTGCCTATCCTGGTGCTGGTGACAATGTACGGCCTGCTCAAGGCCGTGGCGCGCAACGCCAACTACATGCCGTTCCTGCTGACCCTGGTGCTGATCTTCCTCGGCTACAGCGGCCTGGGCATCAGCCTGTGGCCGAACATCGTGCCGCCGTCGATCTCGATCTGGGACGCCGCTGCACCGCCGCAGAGCCAGGGCTTCATGCTGGTCGGCACGCTGTTCATCATCCCGTTCATCCTGGGTTACACGTTCTGGAGCTACTACGTGTTCCGCGGCAAGGTCACCCACGAAGACGGCTACCACTAG
- the mscL gene encoding large-conductance mechanosensitive channel protein MscL, with translation MGVLSEFKAFAVKGNVVDMAVGIIIGAAFGKIVSSFVGDVIMPPIGLLIGGVDFSDLAITLKAAEGSAPAVVMAYGKFIQSILDFIIVAFAIFMGVKAINRLKREEAVAPSLPPVPTKEEELLGEIRDLLKAQNNRP, from the coding sequence ATGGGCGTGCTAAGTGAGTTCAAGGCCTTTGCGGTCAAAGGCAATGTGGTCGACATGGCCGTCGGTATCATCATCGGTGCCGCCTTCGGCAAAATCGTGTCGTCCTTTGTCGGCGACGTGATCATGCCCCCGATCGGCCTGCTGATCGGCGGCGTGGATTTCAGTGACCTGGCCATCACGCTCAAGGCTGCAGAGGGCAGTGCGCCCGCCGTGGTGATGGCCTATGGCAAGTTCATCCAGAGCATCCTGGACTTCATCATCGTCGCCTTCGCCATCTTCATGGGCGTCAAGGCCATCAACCGCCTGAAGCGCGAAGAGGCCGTGGCCCCGAGCCTGCCGCCGGTGCCGACCAAGGAAGAGGAACTGCTGGGCGAAATCCGCGACCTGCTCAAGGCCCAGAACAACCGGCCCTGA
- a CDS encoding PilZ domain-containing protein, whose protein sequence is MSERRRFKRIAFDAKTELSQGEYIWPVKLVDLSLKGLLIEKPQPWLGDPEQDFFVSIHLSDDVEIEMDAQLAHEDRGQLGFVCRHISLESIQRLRRLIELNLADESELERELAALIEL, encoded by the coding sequence ATGAGCGAGCGTCGCCGCTTCAAACGTATTGCGTTCGATGCCAAGACCGAATTGAGCCAGGGCGAGTACATCTGGCCGGTGAAGCTGGTCGACCTGTCACTCAAGGGGCTTTTGATCGAGAAGCCGCAACCGTGGCTCGGCGATCCGGAGCAGGATTTTTTCGTCAGCATCCACTTGAGCGACGACGTCGAGATCGAGATGGATGCGCAACTGGCGCACGAGGACCGCGGTCAGCTGGGGTTTGTCTGCCGGCACATCAGCCTGGAGTCGATCCAGCGCCTGCGGCGGCTGATCGAGCTCAACCTGGCGGACGAGTCCGAGCTCGAGCGCGAACTGGCCGCGCTGATCGAACTCTGA
- a CDS encoding methyltransferase: MPLLDTPFASLDLIRQPEQQNEPLQAFDAADEYLLNHLAEQQPAADTRVLVLNDSFGALAISLAGKVNVSSSGDSFLAFQGLEKNLTRNGLPFDAVRGIAASEPLTGPFDRVLIRVPKTLALLEEQLIRLQGQLAPGAQVVAAAMIKHLPRAAGDLLERYVGPVQASLAVKKARLLIATPEARTAATSPYPTRYRLDEPAIELLNHANVFCRDGLDIGTRAFLPHLPKNLGGARVADLGCGNGVLAIASALQNPDAHYTLVDESFMAVQSARENWRAALGERDVTVRAADGLAGQPAQSLDAVLCNPPFHQQQVVGDFLAWRMFQQAREALVTGGALYIVGNRHLGYHAKLARLFRGVEQVAATPKFVILKARK, translated from the coding sequence ATGCCTTTGCTCGACACGCCCTTCGCCAGTCTCGACCTGATCCGCCAGCCCGAACAGCAGAACGAACCGCTGCAGGCGTTCGATGCGGCCGACGAGTACCTGCTCAATCACCTGGCCGAACAGCAGCCGGCGGCCGACACGCGGGTGCTGGTGCTCAACGACAGTTTCGGCGCACTGGCCATCAGCCTGGCAGGCAAGGTGAACGTCAGCAGCAGCGGCGATTCGTTCCTGGCCTTTCAGGGCCTGGAGAAAAACCTGACCCGCAACGGCCTGCCGTTCGACGCCGTGCGGGGCATTGCGGCCAGCGAACCGCTGACCGGGCCGTTCGACCGGGTGCTGATCCGCGTGCCCAAGACCCTGGCGCTGCTGGAGGAACAACTGATCCGCCTGCAAGGCCAGCTCGCCCCGGGCGCGCAAGTGGTGGCGGCGGCGATGATCAAGCACTTGCCCCGTGCGGCCGGTGATCTGCTGGAGCGCTACGTCGGCCCGGTGCAGGCTTCGCTGGCGGTGAAGAAGGCGCGCCTGCTGATCGCCACGCCCGAAGCCCGGACGGCGGCGACGTCCCCCTATCCGACCCGCTACCGTCTCGACGAGCCGGCCATCGAGCTGCTCAACCACGCCAACGTGTTCTGCCGCGACGGGCTGGACATCGGCACCCGCGCCTTCCTGCCGCACCTGCCGAAGAACCTCGGCGGCGCGCGGGTGGCGGACCTGGGGTGCGGCAACGGCGTACTGGCCATCGCCAGCGCCCTGCAGAACCCCGATGCCCATTACACGCTGGTGGACGAATCGTTCATGGCGGTGCAGTCGGCCCGCGAAAACTGGCGTGCGGCCTTGGGCGAACGTGACGTGACCGTGCGCGCCGCCGACGGCCTGGCCGGGCAGCCGGCGCAATCGCTGGACGCGGTGCTGTGCAATCCGCCGTTCCATCAGCAGCAGGTGGTCGGCGACTTCCTTGCCTGGCGCATGTTCCAGCAGGCCCGCGAAGCGCTGGTGACGGGCGGTGCGCTGTACATCGTCGGCAACCGCCACCTGGGCTATCACGCCAAGCTGGCGCGGCTGTTCCGGGGCGTCGAGCAAGTGGCGGCCACGCCCAAGTTCGTGATCCTCAAGGCGCGCAAGTAA
- the radA gene encoding DNA repair protein RadA, with protein sequence MAKAKRMYGCTECGATFPKWAGQCGECGAWNTLTETLVESGGAAAPSGRTGWAGQQAQIKTLAEVSVEEVPRFSTASGELDRVLGGGLVDGSVVLIGGDPGIGKSTILLQTLCNLARSMPALYVTGEESQQQVAMRARRLGLPQDQLRVMTETCIESIIATARQEKPRVMVIDSIQTIFTEQLQSAPGGVSQVRESAALLVRYAKQSGTAIFLVGHVTKEGALAGPRVLEHMVDTVLYFEGESDGRLRLLRAVKNRFGAVNELGVFGMTDRGLKEVSNPSAIFLTRAQEEVPGSVVMATWEGTRPMLVEVQALVDDSHLANPRRVTLGLDQNRLAMLLAVLHRHGGIPTHDQDVFLNVVGGVKVLETASDLALMAAVMSSLRNRPLPHDLLVFGEVGLSGEVRPVPSGQERLKEAAKHGFKRAIVPKGNAPKEAPQGLQIIAVTRLEQALDSLFE encoded by the coding sequence ATGGCCAAGGCCAAGCGCATGTACGGCTGCACCGAGTGCGGCGCCACCTTTCCCAAATGGGCGGGGCAGTGCGGCGAGTGCGGCGCCTGGAACACCCTGACCGAAACCCTGGTCGAGAGCGGCGGGGCGGCGGCGCCGAGCGGCCGCACCGGTTGGGCGGGGCAGCAGGCGCAGATCAAGACGCTGGCCGAAGTCAGCGTCGAGGAAGTCCCGCGCTTCTCCACCGCCTCCGGCGAGCTGGACCGGGTGCTGGGCGGAGGCCTGGTGGACGGTTCGGTGGTGCTGATCGGCGGCGATCCCGGCATCGGCAAATCGACGATCCTGCTGCAGACCCTGTGCAACCTGGCCCGCAGCATGCCTGCCCTGTACGTCACCGGTGAAGAGTCCCAGCAGCAGGTGGCGATGCGCGCCCGGCGTCTGGGCTTGCCGCAGGATCAACTGCGGGTGATGACCGAGACCTGCATCGAAAGCATCATCGCCACGGCCCGACAGGAAAAGCCGCGGGTGATGGTGATCGACTCGATCCAGACGATCTTCACCGAACAACTGCAGTCGGCGCCGGGCGGCGTGTCTCAGGTGCGCGAAAGCGCGGCGCTGCTGGTGCGTTACGCCAAGCAGAGCGGCACGGCGATTTTCCTGGTGGGCCATGTCACCAAGGAAGGTGCGCTGGCCGGCCCGCGTGTGCTGGAGCACATGGTCGATACCGTGCTGTATTTCGAGGGCGAGTCCGATGGCCGGCTGCGTTTGCTGCGGGCGGTGAAGAACCGCTTCGGCGCGGTCAACGAACTGGGCGTGTTCGGCATGACCGACAGGGGGCTGAAGGAAGTCTCCAACCCGTCGGCGATCTTTCTGACCCGTGCCCAGGAAGAAGTGCCGGGCAGCGTGGTGATGGCGACCTGGGAAGGCACCCGGCCGATGCTGGTGGAGGTTCAGGCGCTGGTGGACGACAGCCATCTGGCCAACCCGCGCCGGGTGACGCTGGGGCTCGACCAGAACCGCCTGGCGATGCTGCTGGCGGTGCTTCACCGTCACGGCGGCATCCCGACCCACGACCAGGATGTGTTCCTCAACGTGGTCGGCGGCGTGAAGGTGCTGGAGACCGCGTCTGACCTGGCGCTGATGGCGGCGGTCATGTCGAGTCTGCGCAACCGGCCGTTGCCCCACGACCTGCTGGTGTTCGGCGAAGTCGGCCTGTCCGGTGAGGTGCGCCCGGTGCCCAGCGGCCAGGAACGTCTGAAGGAAGCGGCCAAGCACGGCTTCAAGCGCGCGATCGTGCCCAAGGGCAATGCGCCGAAGGAAGCGCCGCAGGGCTTGCAGATCATTGCCGTGACACGGCTGGAGCAGGCGCTGGATTCGCTGTTCGAGTAA
- a CDS encoding ferredoxin--NADP reductase, with amino-acid sequence MTASADKFTRQTLLDVQPLTPSLFTLRTTRDPGFRFRAGQFARLGVTKADGSTVWRAYSMVSSPFDEFLEFFSIVVPGGEFTSELSRLREGDTLLVERQAFGYLTLDRFVDGRDLWLLSTGTGVAPFLSILQDFEVWERFERIVLVYSVREARELAYQALIGDLMQRDYLAPYAHKFRFIPVVTREPYAGALNGRITALIESGELERAAGLELSAEHSRVMLCGNPQMIDDTRALLKRRHMSLSLTRRPGQVAVENYW; translated from the coding sequence ATGACCGCCAGCGCAGACAAGTTCACCCGCCAGACCCTGCTTGACGTGCAACCCCTGACCCCGAGCCTGTTCACGTTGCGCACCACCCGTGATCCGGGCTTTCGCTTCCGTGCCGGGCAATTCGCCCGCCTGGGGGTGACGAAGGCCGACGGCAGCACGGTATGGCGGGCCTACTCCATGGTGTCGTCGCCGTTCGACGAGTTTCTGGAGTTCTTCTCGATCGTGGTGCCGGGCGGGGAGTTCACCAGCGAGCTGAGCCGCCTGCGTGAAGGCGATACGCTGTTGGTGGAGCGTCAGGCCTTCGGCTACCTGACCCTGGACCGGTTCGTCGACGGCCGGGATCTGTGGCTGCTGTCCACCGGCACGGGGGTGGCGCCGTTCCTGTCGATCCTGCAGGACTTCGAGGTCTGGGAGCGGTTCGAGCGCATCGTCCTGGTCTACAGCGTGCGGGAGGCCCGTGAACTGGCCTATCAAGCGCTGATCGGCGATCTGATGCAGCGTGACTACCTGGCGCCGTATGCGCACAAGTTCCGGTTCATCCCGGTGGTGACGCGCGAGCCCTACGCCGGGGCCCTCAACGGCCGCATCACCGCCCTGATCGAGAGCGGCGAGCTGGAGCGCGCGGCGGGGCTGGAACTGTCGGCCGAGCATTCGCGGGTCATGCTGTGCGGCAACCCGCAGATGATCGATGACACCCGGGCCCTGCTCAAGCGGCGGCACATGAGCCTGAGCCTCACCCGGCGTCCGGGGCAGGTGGCGGTGGAGAACTACTGGTAA
- a CDS encoding YbdD/YjiX family protein has product MFNDLSRLGKYLGQAARLMVGMPDYDTYVEHMQTKHPDKPVMDYETFFRERQEARYGGKGGPKCC; this is encoded by the coding sequence ATGTTCAATGACCTGAGTCGCCTCGGTAAATACCTCGGTCAGGCCGCGCGCCTGATGGTCGGCATGCCCGACTACGACACTTACGTCGAGCATATGCAGACCAAGCACCCGGACAAGCCGGTGATGGACTACGAGACGTTCTTCCGCGAACGTCAGGAGGCCCGTTACGGCGGCAAGGGCGGGCCGAAGTGCTGTTGA